Proteins from a single region of Acidobacteriota bacterium:
- a CDS encoding ABC transporter ATP-binding protein: MLEISRLSKDYPTPRGPLHLLENVSLSLARGEAAAIMGPSGSGKSTLLYILGTLEPPTAGEVVLEGCHPFQLAERDLARFRNRHIGFIFQDHCLLPQCSVLENVLAPTLIEKATEDYRQRALELLDQVGLRDRMDHRPAELSGGEKQRVAMARAMVRKPSLLLCDEPTGNLDSRSAASVADLLVEQHRQHGSILLVVTHSPTLAARFPVQYRLTDRQLEKVISRPTVPDDGTDHTE, translated from the coding sequence ATGCTCGAAATCAGCCGGCTCTCCAAGGACTATCCGACACCGCGGGGCCCGCTCCATCTGCTCGAGAACGTCTCGCTATCCCTGGCCCGGGGCGAAGCCGCCGCCATCATGGGACCCTCCGGCAGCGGCAAGAGCACCCTGCTCTACATCCTCGGCACACTGGAGCCTCCGACAGCCGGTGAGGTGGTGCTGGAGGGATGCCATCCCTTCCAACTGGCGGAGCGGGATCTGGCCAGGTTCAGAAACCGCCACATCGGGTTCATTTTCCAGGACCACTGCCTGCTGCCCCAGTGTTCGGTGCTGGAGAACGTGCTGGCTCCGACCCTGATCGAGAAAGCAACCGAAGACTACCGGCAGCGAGCACTGGAACTGCTGGACCAGGTGGGCCTCAGGGATCGGATGGACCACCGTCCCGCCGAACTCTCGGGCGGCGAGAAACAGCGGGTAGCCATGGCTCGCGCCATGGTTCGAAAACCCTCGCTGCTGCTTTGCGACGAGCCGACCGGCAATCTGGACAGCCGCTCGGCAGCCTCGGTGGCCGACCTGCTGGTGGAGCAACACCGGCAGCATGGCTCCATTCTGCTGGTGGTAACCCACAGCCCGACTCTGGCCGCTCGCTTCCCGGTGCAATACCGGTTGACGGATCGGCAATTGGAGAAAGTGATTAGCCGCCCCACCGTCCCCGACGACGGGACGGATCATACGGAGTGA
- a CDS encoding glycosyltransferase family 4 protein, giving the protein MKILSITAGAAGMYCGSCLRDNSLAAELTQLGHDVTLLPIYTPTLTDEPNVSQSRVFFGGLSVYLQQLYPLFRKTPWLLDRVWDSRPVLNFFSGLGVKTDPRQLGALTLSMLQGESGYQKKELLKLISWLRQQPPPDVIVLPNSLLIGLAEPLRAALRRPVCCTLQGEDLFLKELPEPYRSQALESIRRQVRWVDGFAPVSRYCAGIMQELLGIEPDRMHLIPLGVRSGDYGNRRSPRSETFRVGYLSRIAPEKGLHELCRAYRRLKQLEDVGPTRLDVAGYLGPEHRTYLQQIRKQFRQWGLEREFCYHGSLDRPAKLRFLENLDVLSVPATHDEHKGIPILEAMASGIPVVQPRRGAFTEMIEKTSGGLLTDPDQEHSLAEGLHAVYRDPGLAERLAQNGRQGVQDHYSLPRMAVAAVEAYRAIVQRASS; this is encoded by the coding sequence GTGAAGATCCTCTCGATCACCGCAGGTGCAGCCGGCATGTATTGCGGCAGCTGCCTGAGAGACAATTCCCTGGCCGCGGAATTGACGCAGCTGGGGCACGATGTAACCCTCCTGCCCATCTATACCCCTACCCTGACCGATGAACCCAACGTGAGTCAGAGCCGGGTGTTCTTCGGTGGACTGAGCGTCTATCTCCAGCAGCTCTACCCCCTTTTTCGGAAAACTCCGTGGCTCCTCGACAGGGTCTGGGATTCCCGACCCGTGTTGAATTTCTTCTCGGGACTGGGGGTCAAGACCGATCCCCGCCAACTGGGAGCCCTGACCCTTTCCATGCTGCAGGGGGAGTCCGGCTATCAAAAAAAGGAGCTGCTCAAGCTGATCTCCTGGCTGCGGCAGCAGCCTCCGCCCGATGTCATCGTTCTGCCCAACTCCCTTCTGATCGGACTGGCCGAACCTCTTCGGGCGGCGCTTCGACGACCGGTGTGCTGCACCCTCCAGGGAGAAGACCTGTTTCTCAAGGAACTACCGGAACCCTACCGCAGCCAGGCCCTGGAATCGATACGGCGACAGGTCCGATGGGTGGACGGATTCGCCCCGGTGAGCCGGTACTGCGCCGGCATCATGCAGGAGCTGTTGGGGATCGAACCGGACCGAATGCACCTGATACCGCTGGGAGTCCGGTCCGGGGATTATGGAAACCGGCGCTCGCCACGGTCAGAGACCTTCCGTGTCGGCTACCTTTCCAGAATCGCTCCGGAGAAGGGTTTGCACGAGCTGTGCCGGGCCTACCGGCGCCTGAAGCAGCTAGAGGATGTCGGTCCGACCCGGCTGGACGTGGCCGGTTACCTGGGGCCCGAACACCGCACCTATCTGCAACAGATCCGCAAGCAGTTCCGCCAATGGGGGCTGGAACGGGAATTCTGCTATCATGGCTCTCTGGATCGCCCGGCCAAATTGCGTTTCCTGGAAAACCTGGACGTGCTCTCGGTGCCGGCCACCCACGACGAGCACAAGGGGATACCCATCCTGGAAGCCATGGCCAGCGGCATTCCGGTGGTGCAACCCCGGCGTGGCGCCTTCACCGAGATGATCGAGAAGACTTCGGGGGGACTGCTCACCGACCCGGACCAGGAACACAGCCTGGCGGAAGGGCTCCATGCCGTCTACCGGGATCCAGGTCTGGCCGAGCGCCTGGCCCAAAACGGCCGGCAGGGAGTGCAGGATCACTACAGCCTGCCCCGCATGGCTGTAGCGGCGGTGGAGGCCTACCGCGCCATCGTGCAGAGAGCTTCCTCGTAG